A section of the Leptotrichia wadei genome encodes:
- a CDS encoding YqaJ viral recombinase family protein codes for MGKNKYRNIIDVWKDKTGRIQNNFASPAAQRGKNLKNIFNSYKEDNLDKKILEVNKMYIHPKYDFIRANLDGEIVYQDKKGYLK; via the coding sequence ATGGGAAAGAATAAATATAGAAATATTATTGATGTTTGGAAAGATAAAACTGGAAGAATACAAAATAATTTCGCAAGCCCTGCAGCTCAAAGAGGTAAGAACCTGAAAAATATATTTAATTCCTACAAAGAAGACAATCTCGATAAAAAAATATTAGAAGTCAATAAAATGTACATCCATCCAAAATATGACTTCATACGGGCTAATTTAGATGGAGAAATTGTTTATCAGGATAAAAAAGGATACTTGAAATAA
- a CDS encoding tyrosine-type recombinase/integrase, with protein MENCWKFKNSDIDLKDRIIKGGLKTEAGKDRLVPIHSKILKLVENRMNTKNEYLIVNFKGKQMKYDNYYKEKFKPIMEELGMNHKPHDTRHTFATLLSNADANKTSVKKLIGHNSYTTTEKFYTHKDIEEPSGGKDIVFCILLVYCVYIVSIHFYTFPYFFQIKNPENQCFQGYIK; from the coding sequence TTGGAGAATTGCTGGAAATTTAAAAATAGTGATATTGATTTGAAAGATAGAATCATTAAAGGTGGACTGAAAACAGAAGCTGGTAAAGATAGACTAGTTCCTATCCATTCTAAAATACTAAAACTTGTTGAAAATAGGATGAATACCAAAAACGAATACTTGATTGTAAACTTCAAAGGCAAACAAATGAAATATGATAATTATTACAAAGAAAAATTTAAACCTATTATGGAAGAACTTGGAATGAATCATAAGCCACACGATACTAGACATACATTTGCAACATTACTAAGTAATGCAGACGCAAATAAAACATCAGTTAAGAAATTAATAGGACACAACAGTTATACAACAACTGAAAAATTTTATACTCACAAGGACATTGAAGAGCCAAGCGGTGGAAAAGATATAGTATTTTGTATATTGCTTGTATATTGTGTGTATATTGTAAGCATACATTTCTATACTTTTCCATACTTTTTCCAAATAAAAAACCCTGAAAACCAATGTTTCCAAGGGTATATAAAATAA